AATGAACTGCTTAGGTTTACTTTCCCTAGAGAATGGCCACAGCCTTGTGCCAGAACCTCCTGCCATAATAACAGCATATTTTTCCAATTAACACACTCCTTTTTGTTTATTGTAAATGGTCACTATCATTTTTGATTATTAATGTACGAGTCATAAGTAATTTTGAGCCCTTCTTCTAAGCTAATTTTTGGTCTCCATCCTAATTTTTTTATTTTAGATATATCCAATAATTTTCTAGGTGTTCCATCTGGCATACTCGGGTCGAACAAAATCTCACCTTTGTAACCAACTATTCTCTTAATTAACTCTGCAAGATTTTGAATACTGATTTCTCGACCAGTGCCAATATTAATATGTTCAACACCATCATAGTTTTCCATCAGATATACGCACGCCTCTGCCATATCATCTACATATAAAAATTCTCTAAGAGGGGTGCCTGTCCCCCACAATTGAACAATCGGTTTATTTAATTGTTTAGCAGCCTCCATTTTGGAGATGATTGCAGGAATCACATGTGAATCCTTTGAATCGAATTTGTCATTAGGGCCATAAAGGTTTGTAGGCATGGCACTGATAAAATTCATGCCATACTGTTCTTTATAATAGCTGCACATTTTGAGCCCTGATATTTTCGCAAGAGCGTAAGCCTCATTTGTCGGTTCCAGCGGTCCTGTCAGTAGATATTCTTCTTTGATCGGCTGAGGACACATTTTAGGATAAATACACGAGCTGCCCAAAAACAACAGCTTCTTTACTTTATGGTTAAATGCGCTTTTAATCACATTACACTCTATGAGTAGATTATCCATAATAAAGTCTGCAGGATACGCATTGTTTGCTCCTATCCCCCCAACTTTGGCTGCTGCAAGAAATACATATTCAATTGTCTCTTCTCTAAAAAAGTCTTCAACTGCCGCCTGATTCGTTAGGTCAAGTTCTTTATGGGCTTTACCGATAATATTTTTGTATCCTTTTCTGTGAAGACTTCTGACTATGGCAGAACCGACAAGTCCATTATGCCCTGCTACATATATACGGCTATTCTTTTCCATTACAGTCAACACCTTTGCTAATAAAAATTAGTTGATTAACCACCCTTCTTATCACTATCAACCATCATTTCAACGAGCTGTTCAAAGGAAACCTTCTGTTCCCAGCCTAGTTTGATTTTCGCTTTAGATGGATCCCCTAACAGTAAATCAACCTCACTCGGTCTAAAGTACTCGCTGCTAATCGATATCAATTCCTTACCAGTGTCTGCATTAATACCTTTCTCATCTAAACCTTCACCTGTCCAAATCAAATTAATACCAGCATATCTGAAAGCATGCTCACAAAATTCCCTAACAGAATGTGTCTCTCCGGTTGCTATCACATAGTCGTCAGGTTTATCTTGTTGAAGCATTAACCACATTGCTTCCACATAATCACCCGCAAAACCCCAGTCCCTTTTAGCATTTAAATTTCCTAAAACGAGTTTTTTCTGTTTTCCACTTAAAATATTGGCGATACCAGTAGTAATTTTTCTCGTAACAAAGGTTTCGCCTCTTCTTGGAGATTCATGATTAAAAAGGATTCCGTTGCAGGCGAACAAACCATACGCTTCCCTATAGTTCACCGTTATCCAGTAAGCATAAAGCTTTGCTACTGCATAGGGACTCCTCGGATAAAAAGCTGTGTTTTCATTTTGAGGGGTTTCTCTAACCATGCCATATAATTCACTTGATGAGGCTTGATAAAATCTAATGTTCGGATTTACTTGTCTAATGCACTCTAGTATACGCAAGGTGCCTAATCCATTAACATCTGATGTGAATTCCGGCATATCAAATGAAACACCTACATGACTCTGGGCTCCGAGATTATAAAATTCAGATGGTTGTATAGTGTAAATTAATTTACTTATACTGCTTGAATCACTCAAATCTCCAAAGTGGAGAAATAATCTTTGCTTTTCATCAGATTGATATTGCAATAAATGATCAATTCTTTCCGTGTTCATGGAACTGTTTCGTCGAACAATACCATGAACTTCGTAGCCTTTATTGAGAAGAAGCTCAGCTAAATAGGATCCATCCTGCCCGGTAATACCGGTAATTATAGCTTTTTTCATTTAGTTCAACGCCTCACAAAAATTTCATGTTATTCTAAATAATATTAAATTCTAATGATTTTTGATTGGACTAGCCCCTACTTTATGCAAATATTCGATAGAACGAAAAAAGCTTCAAAACTCTGTCTAAAAAGTTTGAAGCTTTTTGTTATATTTCTAAATATTTTCCTTATTTTAAAAAGTATTCTATCAATCACTTATTCTGAAAATAAACATCAAGGATTCTTTTGCCAATAGACTTATTGATTCCACTACTATCGTTTTTCACATTTGGTACAACAACCGAAATGGCTACCTCTGGATTTTCAAACGGAGCATAGCCCACTAATGTTAAATTATAGTTGTAGCCACCATTTCCATCCGAAACTTGAGCAGTACCGGTTTTACCGGCTGGATTGTAGGTAGCCCCTTTAAAGGTCGAAACTGCGGTTCCCTGATTTCCGTTCATGACAAGATGAAATCCTTTCTAAACCCGTTCAATATAGGAAAGATCCATATCTGCCATCGAACCTGAAGTGTCTGATAGATTCGTTGCTGATGTTTGCTGTGCAATGACCTTATCGGAATTATTACTGTTGCTGCTTTCGGTCTGATTGATGACTTTTTGTTAAACAGCAGAATACAAGCTTTCTATTTTGTCAGAATAGGGAATAAAATATTAATAATACTGTAATAGACTTAGAACCTTTAGCGCAAATATTTTGACGGTGCAATTTTTTTAAAACTTCATAAAAGGTATGAGGGACTAATCCTTGAAGACTACTAACACATTTGTCCTTTATAAGGGGTATGATGGACTAATCCTTGAAGGCTACTAATACATTAGTCCTTCATAAGGGGTATGATGGACTAATCCTTAAAGGCTACTACAACATTTGTCCTTCATAAGAGGCTTAAACATAGAAAAATAGGATAGCGCATAGCTACCCTATTCTCCATCGACCTAATTTTCTATTGACTTGTTAAAGAAATGCATCTTTCCTCCTTTATGTGGAAAAAGATTTAGCTCCTTCGCCTTATCTGCGTGGTTTGTCATGATTTCTTTAAAAAGCTCGTCAGAGGACTTATTTTTTGTTTCTATTCCTAATTTCTCTGCAGCTTGGAATATCCTTTTTTCCCAGACTTCGTGTGCTATTGTGTGGAGATCTTTATTATCAGTAGAAATCCCCAGCTTTTTTGCATCTTTTTTAATTTGGGTCTCACGGACTTCCCTAGCTAGATTATGTAGATCTTTGCCTTCCGTAGCGATTCCCAATTCTTTAGCTTCCTTTTTTATTTCGGTTTCCCATACTTCCTTCGCTAATGCATCAAGATCTTTACCATTGGTGTCGATCTCCAGTTCTTTAGCCTTTTGTTTAACGATGGTTTCCCTAACTTCTTTTGCAATGGTTTCAGTGTCTTTTCCTTCTGTTTTAATTCCCAGCGATTCAGCCTGCTTTTTAATTAACTCAGGATTGTGCTTGAAATGATGAACACGACCGTGTACTTCTGATTTTTCCTCTGCTGCTCCATAAGTCTGTACGGAACCGAAAAGTCCAAACAATAAGGCAATGGCAAATGACATGTACATCTTTCTCATCTTGAATATTCCTCCTAAAACTAGTTTGGTATTACGATGATAGGATGTCCAACAATTGTTACCAAATTATGAACAAAATGTTAAAAATTGTATCTACTTTAAACAAAGAATAACAGCCTCTATTTGTGAATAGAGGCTGTTATTTTTGTTCCTTTAATACTGTTTTTTTGTCTCTTTCTTGCCTGGTTAAACTAGACTCACTTTTTCACCCTTTAGTTTTTCTAACTCTCGATTCAATTCTTCCTCATTTACATAGTTACGGTAAGCTACATCATGCTGCACCAAAGGATTGGCAAATTGGCTGCCTGCTTGTACCTCAGCTTCCATTAATAAAATCCGTTCCTCAGCCCGTGCAACACCCCGTAAAATAGTATCCGTTTGGAAGGAAACAGTAGCTTTCTTTTTTCTCCTCCTTTTGTACTCGATGGATTTAGTTTAGTAGAGGTTGGTGAAAACTTGGTGAAAGATTTATTCCTTTTTAAAAATTTAATAGAGAAGAAAAATTTACATTTATTAAAAAGTAAAAACCGTACGAGTGAAAGTCATCGTACGGTTAAATAAAAAATATATAATCTAAAAAAGGATTTTTGATAGATAAACCACAACCGTAACAGTAATACCGCTTAAGATGGTAGTCAATAGGACCGCTTGCGAAGCATATTCTGGGTAATTATCATA
This genomic stretch from Neobacillus niacini harbors:
- a CDS encoding GDP-L-fucose synthase family protein, which encodes MEKNSRIYVAGHNGLVGSAIVRSLHRKGYKNIIGKAHKELDLTNQAAVEDFFREETIEYVFLAAAKVGGIGANNAYPADFIMDNLLIECNVIKSAFNHKVKKLLFLGSSCIYPKMCPQPIKEEYLLTGPLEPTNEAYALAKISGLKMCSYYKEQYGMNFISAMPTNLYGPNDKFDSKDSHVIPAIISKMEAAKQLNKPIVQLWGTGTPLREFLYVDDMAEACVYLMENYDGVEHINIGTGREISIQNLAELIKRIVGYKGEILFDPSMPDGTPRKLLDISKIKKLGWRPKISLEEGLKITYDSYINNQK
- the gmd gene encoding GDP-mannose 4,6-dehydratase — encoded protein: MKKAIITGITGQDGSYLAELLLNKGYEVHGIVRRNSSMNTERIDHLLQYQSDEKQRLFLHFGDLSDSSSISKLIYTIQPSEFYNLGAQSHVGVSFDMPEFTSDVNGLGTLRILECIRQVNPNIRFYQASSSELYGMVRETPQNENTAFYPRSPYAVAKLYAYWITVNYREAYGLFACNGILFNHESPRRGETFVTRKITTGIANILSGKQKKLVLGNLNAKRDWGFAGDYVEAMWLMLQQDKPDDYVIATGETHSVREFCEHAFRYAGINLIWTGEGLDEKGINADTGKELISISSEYFRPSEVDLLLGDPSKAKIKLGWEQKVSFEQLVEMMVDSDKKGG